In Pseudomonas sp. p1(2021b), the genomic window GCCTGGCCGGGACGCAGGTCGATCACGACGTAGTCGGCCGGGTCCAGCCCCCCTTCGACCAGCGCGGGGTCGTTGAACAGCCGGTCGTATTGGCTCAGCTCGCCGCCCCGGGCGGTCACGGCGATCAGTTGCCGGCCCATGACCAGCGCCTGTTCATGAGGGATGGCGTAGCGTTTGGCCAAACGCACGGTCTGCGTCAGCACCGCCAGCGATCGCTCGCTGATGGCCACCGGGTCCACGCTGTGGAGGATGCGCGCCAGCGCCTCGGCCCCAAGGCCTGTGGCCTTGTGCAGCCTGATCACCTTGTTGAGCCTGAGCAGGAACTGTGCCGGCGCAAGCTTCGGCGTGGTGAAACGGGCGCTCAGCACACGGCCCTGGTCGGTGGCGTGGGTGAACTTGACCCGGTAGCTGGCATAGGAGCGATCTTCGTTCGGTCCCTTCCATTCGAATGCATAGCGGTAGTCGGTGTCCGGCACGAAGGCCTCGACCTCGAGCATCTGGGGCGACACCCTCAGGTGGTGCACTTCCTCGAGGATGAACTCGATCGCCCCGGCCTGCTTGAGGCTGAAGCTCAACTCCCAGCGATCGCCGCCCAGGAAGAACAGGTAGGCGTAATGGATCGCCGTGCTGGCCGAGCCCACGCCTAACTGGTAGGTCACGCCCTCGCGATTGAGCAGCTCGGAGACATGCGTTTGCGGCCCCAGGCGCTCGTCCTCGACCTGGGCGCCGCCGTCGATGAAGGCCTTCAGTTCCGGGTCGCTCAAACCAAACCAATCGCGGAGACGGGCCGGGCGCAGCATGTCCTGGGGCACGGTGCCGGGGAAATAGGTCGCGAACTTTTCGTCGGCGTTTTCATCGGTGATCTCATCGGTCAACAGCCCGTACAGCGCGGGTGGGATATCGTGGCAGAGCCCGGCCAGCGACGGCGCCGCGAAGTGCTTGGCGACGTCGGTTGCTGCCCATAGGTGCTTGAAGTCCGGGTCTTTCAGGCGGTAAGCCTGGCGCAGGCGAGTGTGCTGATGGTGATAAGGCGTGGCGCCGAAGCCTACCTGGCTCGACAAGCCTTCGAGGGTGTCGCCGTGCTCGCCCAGCCGCTCCATCAGGATAGCGTTGGACAGGCTCAGGGCGCTGACCGGTGTGTCCAGGTTCACCTGGCTCAGCACCAGGTGCTTCAAGTCAGGACGACGTGTGTCGATATGCCATGGATTGCCTTCGGGGTAGAGCTTTTTCGCTTCCCGGTACAGGGTTGTCAGGTAGGCCGCTGGCGAGAACATCGAGGCGACGCTGCCTGGGGCGGCAAACTTCGCTGCGCGGCCGCCGAACCATTCTTTGTAGTCGTGCACCGCCGCATCGGAAGATGCCATGCCGCGCCTGATCGCCTGGGGCAACAGGGGCGAGGCGCGAGTCAAGATCTTTTTTTCGTTTATCAGCGCATCGTTGCATGCCTTGCGGGCAGCCTGATGCAACGCTTGCACCTGACACAAAGTGAATTCCGCACCCAGCTCAGTATGCAATTCTGCGCAAGAGCGCAGCCCAGCCGCCGCCGTCAGTTTGACGGCAGCAGGAACATCAAATTCTTTTCGCGACATATCCAGCCTCATTTAATCATGAGCAGGCGCGCCCCCTGACACGGTCGTCGGCCGAAGCCCAACAATGTGTCGACCCTGTACAGGCAAGGCGCTCGCCTGAAGCAAGTAATTTTTTATTGAAGGAGGCGCAGTTCCGTCGCACACACCAGACATTACAACGGAGGAAAAAGGCGGGGGGCGAAGAAAGGACAACACCGCTGGCGGTGCTGGTCAAAACATTTGGATGTTTCCCATGTGGAGTGCGCGGGGCACTAGTTCATCCTGATCACATATCCTCTCACTCGTCCATACAATTACATCGGGCATCGAACTGCCCGTTCTTCCCTGCATTGAGCCGCTACATTCAACCTCTCAACCAGCGATGTGGATGGTAGCCAAGGACAGCACTGGTACTAACTGGCAGAAGTAATAGGTGTGTTGAAGCATCGTCTTTCAGTTGCAGATAACGTCGTCGCCGCACGGGAAATGGCTGCGAGGTGATCGGGCCGCTGCACAGCCCGATCACAAGGCCAACCTGATGTTCATGCCCGCCATCAGGCCACAACGCGAGCGTGTGGACTCAAGCCTTGACGATATCCTGCAGATTCGCCCATAACCGTTCCACATGAGCCCGTTCGGTCGGCAGCGCGCCCACCGATATTCGCACCATCCAGCGTCCATCCAGGCTCGCCGGCGTCACATAGGCATTGCCGGAACCATTGAGCCGATCCGCCCAGGCGCGGGTATGCACATCCAGGGCTTCACCTTCCAGCCCCGTTGGCCGGTGGCGGATACACAGGGTCTGCAACTGCACCGGCGCCAGCAGCTCCCACTCGGGCGCGGCCTCGACCTGCTCGGCCAGCCAGCGGGCGTTGTCCAGGTCGCGGCGCAAACGTTCCTGCAGCGCCTCGACACCTTCACTGCGCAGCATGAACCACAGCTTCAGGGCTCGGAACCGACGCCCCAAGGGGATACCCCAATCACGCAGGTTCTTCACCTCCCCGTCCACTGCCGACTGCAGGTAGCTGGGGTTGGTGCTCATCACCCGAATCAGGTGCTGGGGGTCGCGCACGTAGTAGATCGAGCAATCGAAGGCCACGCCCAACCACTTGTGGGCATTGACCACCACCGAGTCGGCCAGCTCGATGCCCTCCCACATCCAACGGCATTCAGGCAGGATCATCGCCGAGCCCGCCATGGCCGAATCGACATGCAACCACAGCTGGTGCGCCTGGGTAATGGCACCGATCGCGGCCAATGGGTCGAGCGCGGTGGTGGCCGTGGTACCGGTCGTGGCGACGACGGCACAGGGTTGGTTACCAACGGCCAGGTCTTCCTCGATAGCGGCCTGCAGCGCCTCCGGACGCATGGCGAAACGTTCGTCGGTGGGGATCAGGCGGATGTTCTGGCGACCGAAGCCGGCCAGCAGCGCGGCCTTGTCCACCGAGCTGTGGGCATGAGCACTGACATAGACCACCAGGGGTTTCTCCTGGGCCTGCAAGCCGCCACGCACCAGCGCGTAGTCGGTGGCCCGCTCACGGGCACAGATCAACGCGACCAAGGTGCTGGTGGACGCGGTGTCCTGGATCACCCCGCTCCAGTGCGCGGACAGCCCCAGCAGCTGGCGTAGCCAATCGAGGGTGGTTTCCTCCAGCTCGCTCAACGCCGGACTGGACTGCCACGACAGGCCCAGCACGCCCAGGCCGGTGCTGAGAAAATCGCCCAGCACCGACGATAAGGTACCGTTGGAGGGGAAATAGCCGTAGAAGTCCGGATGTTGCCAGTGGGACAGTCCAGGCATCAGCAGCTTGTCGACATCGGCGAGGATCGCCTGGAACGGCTCGCTCTGTTGCGGAGCCGCCGCGGGCAACGCGGCCTTGAGGTAGCCAGGCTCGACCTGGGCCATGACCGGTCGCTCGGCGACGCCTTGGCGGTAGTCGGCGATCAAGTCGATCAATTGGTGGCCGTACTGGCGGAAGTCTTCTGGGGTCATGGGCGCGCTCCTGGGCATCTTGGTGGTCAGTGCAGGCCCAATCGCGGGACAAGCCCGCTCCTACAAAAAAACCGGCGGCCGACCTATGGGGCCAGCGATTCGTTTGTAGGAGCGGGCTTGTCCCGCGATTGGACCTGCGTCGTACCGAGAGTCTAGGCGCCCTCTCCCTCCGCAAAGAACCCCGCTTCGCGCATAGCTGTTATGGCGAAGGCGCATGCCCGCCGTGCACACCGAACTGCGACTGGCGCCACAACTCGAACACCCGATTGCGCAACCAACGGTGCTCGGCCGAGGCCTGCAACCGCTGGTGCCAGACCACCCAGTAGCGCTGGGTATGGGCAATGAAACCCAGTGGCCGCCAGGCCAGCGAGTGCAAGCGGCACAGCTGACGGGCAATGTGCTCGGGCACCGTGGCCAGGGCCTGGCCATTGCCGACCACCTGCACCGCAGCGCAGAAGAACGGCACCTGCAGGCCGATCCGTCGCTGCAGGCCCTGGGCGCGCAGGTGCCGGTCGATGAAACTGTCCTTGTCGCCACCGCCTGAAATGCGCACATGCTTGAACGCCAGGTAGTCGTCCTGGCTTACGCTGGCATGGGCGGTCAATGGGTGACCCTGGCGCATCAAGCACACCGCCCGGTCCTCGCCCAGCAGGCGCCCATGCAGGTTGGGCGGCGCCTCGTCGAACAAGGTGGTGGCCAGGTCGATCTCGCCGCTGGCCAGCAAGGCGTGCTGCCCCGCCTGCCAGGTGCGGTACTCCAGGGTGACGCCGGGCGCTTCGCGCTCCAGGGCCGCGACCAGCAATGGCAGCATGTGCTCGGCCACGTAGTCCGAGGCCGCCAGGCAGAAACGTCGCTCGCAGCGCGCCGGGTCGAAGACCGCCGGCTGGCGCAGGGCTTGCAATTCTTCCAGCACCTGGCGTAGGGGCTCGACCAACGACTCGGCATGTTCGCTGAGCACGTAGCCGCGGCCTTGGCGTACCAGCAAGGGATCGTCGAAGGCGTCGCGCAGGTTGGCCAATTGCCGGCTCAAGGCCGACTGGCTGCAGCCCAGGCGTTCGGCGGCATGGCTGAGGTTCTTCAACTGCAGGAGGCAGTCGAGGGTGCGCAGGTGCGCGAGGCTGAGGGCAGCGAAGGTGGGGTTCATCGATGAGGGATCCGGCGAGGGCTGCGCCCTCGATCGCGGGGCAAGCCCGCTCCCACAAGGGCTGCAGTAGGCCTGCGGGAACGGGCTTGCCCCGTGATTGGGGGCCTGGATCAGTCCGTCAGGCCGACATAGACGTTCTGCACGTCGTCATGGTTGTCGATGGCCTCGAGGAAGGCCTCGACCTCGGCCAGGGCCTCGGCGCTCAGGCTGGCTGCGCTGACCGGATTCTTCGGGGTGTAGCCGATCTTCGCCGAGATCACCGTGAAACCGTGCTCCGGCAGGGCCTTCTGCACGGCGTCCAGGTCGGTGGTGTCGGTGATGAACAGGGTCGCCCCCTCTTCCTCGCCTTCCTCGAAGTCCTGGGCACCGGCCTCGATGGCGGCCAGTTCCGGGTCGGCATCGCCGTTGGGTGTCGCCTCGATCAGGCCGACATGGTTGAAGTCCCAGGCGACCGAGCCGCTGGCACCGAGCTGGCCCTTGCGGAAGGCCACGCGGATCTCGGCGACGGTACGATTGATGTTGTCGGTCAGGCATTCGACGATCAGCGGCACCTGGTGCGGGGCGAATCCTTCGTAGGTCACTGCGTGATATTGCACCGAGTCGCCGTCCAGGCCTGCGCCCTTGCGGATGGCGCGCTCGAGGGTTTCACGGGTCATCGAGGCCTTCTTGGCCTGTTCCACGGCCAGGCGCAGGCGCGGGTTCATGTCCGGGTCGGCGCCGGACTTGGCAGCGATCTGAATTTCCTTGGCCAGCTTGCCCATGATCTTGCCCTTGGCATTGGCTGCGGCTTCTTTATGCTTGGCTTTCCACTGTGCGCCCATGTCGATTCTCTTTGTTCCAGCGGCCGGTTCAGGAAGCGACCGGCCAAAAAAGTGGGAGCAGTTTATACGCCCTCGCCGGTGGGATCGACAAGAAATCTCGACACAGGCCCCGCGATCGGGGCAAAAAATCAGGCTTTGTCGGCCTTGCCCGCCGCCGCCGCGAACCGCGCCAGGCGCACGTCCAGGTGCCGTGGACGTACACCGCGGTCCTCGGCGCGCTCCTTGCGACGGATGGCATTGCGCACCATCAATGACCCCAGATAGCGGATCGGCTCCGGCGGGAACTGGCCCAGCGGGCCCTTGACCAGCGGTGACCGAGTCCAGGGGTTGTCCTGCCCCAGAGCCAGCGACGACAGAATCTGCCCACCCATGTGGCACGGCCCCACGCCGCTGCCGGAATAACCAAAGCCATAGAACACGTTGCCCTGCCCATCCAGTCGGCCGAAGAACGGCAGGCCGGTCACCGAGCGGTCAGACGGGCCGTTCCAGCTGGCCGCCAGCGGCACGTCGGCCAGCGCCGGGAAAAACGCGCCAAGGCTTTCGCGCAGCAGTGGTCGGTAAGGCGATGGTTGGTCGAACACCGGCAACATACGCCCGCCATAGGCGAAGGTGTTGCCCCCTTTGCCGAGCATCAGCCGCCCGTCGCTGGTGTTGTGGTAGTAGTGCACGAAAATCCGTGAATCGAGAACGCTCACACCGCTGACCAGGCCAATTTCACGCAGCAACTCCGGGCACGGCTCGGTGATCACCATATCGCTGGAGACGATCGCCACGCTGCGCTCGAACTGCGAGAAGGCCCTTGCCATCCAGGCGTTGAGGCCCAGCACCACACGGTCGGCGCGAATGGTCCCCTGGCGGGTGCGCACCTGTACCGGTGCGCCATGCTCCAGGCCCGTCATCGCCGTGCCTTCATGGATGCGCACCCCGCGTGCCAAGGCCACTCGCCGCAGGCCGCGCACCAGTCGGCCCGGTTGCACCGTGGCAGCGGCGGGCGAATACCAGCCTTCCAGGTGTCGGGTGGACCCAGCGAGGCGTTGCACCTGTTCCAGCGGCAAGCGCTGGAACGAATTGATTCCCTTGCTTTCCAGGGCGGCGATCACCGCATCGGTGCTGCCGACCTGGGCCTGGTTGGTCGCGGTATACAAGGTGCCGTCCAGGCGGTAGTCGCACTGGATGCCATTGGCCGCGCAGAACGCACCGATGGCAGTGATGCTGCGCTCCGACTCGCGCACCAGACGCACCGCCTCGGCTGCCCCGAACAGCCGCTCGAGGGTGAAGTACTTGGCCGACCACGACAATGCACACCCTCCATTCCGGCCGCTGGCCCCGGCACCGCAGATATCCGCCTCGATCAG contains:
- a CDS encoding YebC/PmpR family DNA-binding transcriptional regulator — encoded protein: MGAQWKAKHKEAAANAKGKIMGKLAKEIQIAAKSGADPDMNPRLRLAVEQAKKASMTRETLERAIRKGAGLDGDSVQYHAVTYEGFAPHQVPLIVECLTDNINRTVAEIRVAFRKGQLGASGSVAWDFNHVGLIEATPNGDADPELAAIEAGAQDFEEGEEEGATLFITDTTDLDAVQKALPEHGFTVISAKIGYTPKNPVSAASLSAEALAEVEAFLEAIDNHDDVQNVYVGLTD
- a CDS encoding DOPA decarboxylase encodes the protein MTPEDFRQYGHQLIDLIADYRQGVAERPVMAQVEPGYLKAALPAAAPQQSEPFQAILADVDKLLMPGLSHWQHPDFYGYFPSNGTLSSVLGDFLSTGLGVLGLSWQSSPALSELEETTLDWLRQLLGLSAHWSGVIQDTASTSTLVALICARERATDYALVRGGLQAQEKPLVVYVSAHAHSSVDKAALLAGFGRQNIRLIPTDERFAMRPEALQAAIEEDLAVGNQPCAVVATTGTTATTALDPLAAIGAITQAHQLWLHVDSAMAGSAMILPECRWMWEGIELADSVVVNAHKWLGVAFDCSIYYVRDPQHLIRVMSTNPSYLQSAVDGEVKNLRDWGIPLGRRFRALKLWFMLRSEGVEALQERLRRDLDNARWLAEQVEAAPEWELLAPVQLQTLCIRHRPTGLEGEALDVHTRAWADRLNGSGNAYVTPASLDGRWMVRISVGALPTERAHVERLWANLQDIVKA
- a CDS encoding FAD-dependent oxidoreductase; the encoded protein is MRPFWLQQALDIEGEAPCPPLAGDARCDVCIVGGGYTGLWTALMIKEQAPSLDVLLIEADICGAGASGRNGGCALSWSAKYFTLERLFGAAEAVRLVRESERSITAIGAFCAANGIQCDYRLDGTLYTATNQAQVGSTDAVIAALESKGINSFQRLPLEQVQRLAGSTRHLEGWYSPAAATVQPGRLVRGLRRVALARGVRIHEGTAMTGLEHGAPVQVRTRQGTIRADRVVLGLNAWMARAFSQFERSVAIVSSDMVITEPCPELLREIGLVSGVSVLDSRIFVHYYHNTSDGRLMLGKGGNTFAYGGRMLPVFDQPSPYRPLLRESLGAFFPALADVPLAASWNGPSDRSVTGLPFFGRLDGQGNVFYGFGYSGSGVGPCHMGGQILSSLALGQDNPWTRSPLVKGPLGQFPPEPIRYLGSLMVRNAIRRKERAEDRGVRPRHLDVRLARFAAAAGKADKA
- a CDS encoding LysR family transcriptional regulator, whose product is MNPTFAALSLAHLRTLDCLLQLKNLSHAAERLGCSQSALSRQLANLRDAFDDPLLVRQGRGYVLSEHAESLVEPLRQVLEELQALRQPAVFDPARCERRFCLAASDYVAEHMLPLLVAALEREAPGVTLEYRTWQAGQHALLASGEIDLATTLFDEAPPNLHGRLLGEDRAVCLMRQGHPLTAHASVSQDDYLAFKHVRISGGGDKDSFIDRHLRAQGLQRRIGLQVPFFCAAVQVVGNGQALATVPEHIARQLCRLHSLAWRPLGFIAHTQRYWVVWHQRLQASAEHRWLRNRVFELWRQSQFGVHGGHAPSP